A segment of the Patescibacteria group bacterium genome:
ATGTCGTCTGAAGCGAGGTTTGCACCGGCGGAGCGAATAGCACGGTTAAGTGATCGCCTGCCCGGAGTTCGCGCTCGAGAGAACGAACGTACGCGGTGGAGCCGGTCATTGCGAATGACTGGCCGAGGACGGAGTTCTTGATGACTCCCGAGGTGGCAGACGTGCTGCCAACCCAGTTGCCCACGAACCCGACCCCGCCGGCCTTGCCCACGACCGTCTGGTCGAGAGTGTATGCCGGATCGGATCCCTTGAGCTCGGCGATGTAGCCGGCGCTCACGGGACTGGAAAAGACACTGCTGAGGATGAAGGCGATCGTGCTGATCGCCATCATCTTCCCCACTTGGTGAGGAACCTTCATGAGAACCTCCAACGGGCGAATGAAGTGCGAGATCAGCAGGAGCATCCAAGCGCCTGCGGGTCCCCATTGAAGCAACACGACGTACACACGCCGATTAATTGCTGAACTGACTGGACTCAAGTATACAACATATCAAAGAAAAAAGCAAGTACCTCACATATTTGATTTTAGAGCCTAAAATAACGATTCGTACTGATGAGCTTATTTCTGTGGATAAATCTACCCTACTAGTTAATATAAAATTAACGATACATACTTTTGCTCTTTTATAGACGACATTTGCACAAATGCAATTTTCCTGTACAATGATTTTGTTAGTTTTACTGGGCCCTTAGCTCATCTGGTAGAGCACCTCATTTGCAATGAGGGGGTGGCAGGTTCGAGTCCTGTAGGGTCCACAAATAAAATCTAAAGCCGCAGAGATGCGGTTTTTTGCTGGATGTATATAACTTGACTTTATATCAATTTTATGATATTATTCCAGTAGATCCCAAGCGAGATGCAAGGGACGACCTTACCCAAGGAACTGGCGAGATGCTGGTTCCCTTTGTGGCGAGATGCCACGGGAGTTTCGAGATGACTGCTACTGTAACTGGTCCGGCGACGTCGACCCCACAGTTAGATGCCTTCCTCAGGGAGTTCACCTTCCTCAGCAACCACTTCGATTTCAACTGGAAAAAACCGATTACCCACAGGGTGTCCCGGATCAACAGTTCGATTTTGGATGTGTGCGCCATCGGTGAGTATCCCAAGGGACTTTACATCGGTCAACGCTATGTGACCGACCCCGACGAGACGATCGTGCTGTTCGATAAGAATGGCTCGAGAATCGGCGATGTCGGTCGCGCAGTGATCACCAAGGAGATCGACGTAACGACAGGGTTCTGGTGGGACAGGAAAACCCACGTGAAGACCGTGAAGGAAACCACCTACTTCATGGAGTCGATCTGGGATTGCCTGAAGCGGCTGGGCGACGCAGTGAACGAGGTTCACTACATCGTCCGGACCAATTTCAGGAACCAGTACTCTCACAAACCGACGATTGTCGTGTACAAGGCCCCTAAGGGCATGTCGATCATGGAGTTCATGGACTCCGAGATCAAGGAAGCGACCCTCGCGGTTGCAACCGAGATCATGGAGATCGACGGCAACAAGCCGTGCTGCAAGTGCCACTACGCACTACCGCAAGAAGCCAACTTCTGCTCCTCCTGCGGCCACCCGCAAAAGTAAGGAGCACAAAACCTTCCTCCAGGTATAATGGAGACAACCGAGCCCGGCGATTAACTTCGCCGGGCTCAATCACATTTATTTTATTACTTACTCTTCTCTAGTTTCTCTATCTGCTTTTCCAAATCTTTAATCTTCTTTTTTTCTTCTGCCGATCCCTCACCCCATCCAGAAAGCATTGCTAATTCTTCATTTAAGTCTTGTAGCTGTTCTTGTTTTGTTTTCTTTGCCATAGAGATTTATTTTAACAATTCATCCTTCAAATTAATATATACCTTCTGAGAAAGCATTTCTTTCTTGTACAAATCATTTAGTACAATCTCAGTAACTTTGTATGTGGCATTTAGAGTTAACCTGGTGTTGAGTTCACCTATCACGTTTGGGTTTGTTTTATGAATTTCTTCCATTCTCTTTTGAGCATGGACTCGTAGATCCCCGTATAATTTTATTGTACGATCTAAAGAATCCGCTTCAAAAATTCCAATTGGATAATTAACTGTTACTTGCTCTAATTCTTTTATCACCTTACGCAAGATAATTGCTAACGCTCGATAATAGAGATATGCATCGTTGATTTCTTCTACTTGTTGATCACGATTTCCTCGTAATACTTTCATTGTATAATCTGAGGTTCGTTCTATAAATCCTGAGGGGTCATGAGCATAGGGGTCAAAAGATAATGTGCCTTTTTCTAGTTGTTCTCTTTGTAGAGTTAGTTTTTTTAGTATTTTCTTAAATATATGTTCTGAAATTTCGTTATACAAGAACAATTCTTTTAGAAAGTGTTTCTCAATTCCTAAAGCATACATTCGTAATACACGTTCATGATGGGTTGTCTTTGTCCGGTGATGTTCCTGTCTGTGTGAGAGGAATTGTTCAAGTCCTTTTTCATAATCTACTTTGATAATTTCATATGAATGTTTATCGATATACCCTTTTGTGTAGAAATCAGCCAATCTACCCAGCACTCGAGAGTTAATCATAGCCATACTTTCTTCACGTTCGATTTTTTCTATATCAGTAAGATCACTAATCTTTAGCTTTTTTATGAACAATCCAATAGTTGTTGCTTTAAGGAAGATTGTGGCATAGATACACCCAATTGTTACAGCTAGAATAAACTCTTTAGGACTAAGGGCATGCGTCCAGCCAGGAATAGATAATGAATCTGGAATGAGTAAACCAACCATAATTGCCAATGCACCTCTCAAACTCCCCCATGCCAATAAATGTTGCCATGACATTGGAATATGGGCTTCTTTCTTTCGCCAATTTACAAATCCAACAATTGGATATATAGAGAGTGCTCTCCCTACAGCTACAATTATTACACTTGCAATAATTGGCCAAATGAGATCTGTAAATGCAATTGGAACAGATATAAAAATAAGTCCCATCAAAATAAACACCAAAGAGTTGGCAATAAAGGCAAACTGTCCCCATACTTTTTCAACATATTCTTCGGCACGAATTGAGATTTTATATCGTCCGTAGTTTCCGAGGACCAATGCAGCAGCTGTAGTTGCAATAATTGGTGAGAGTTTTACTTCCTGACCAAAGAGTATTAAATGTTCAGAAATAAGTTCACTGAGAATAAATGTGAGGTGTGATACTACAAGAGTCAATGTAATACTTACAAATTCATTGTCACGAGTATATTGGATGAACTTCGAAAATACCCATCCCATAAATGTTCCAAAGACCAACCCAAACGTTAGCATCATTATAAATATGAAGATGCCATGCACTACTGAAGCTGCTCCGTGAAATCCCGACTGGGCAATTTCAAGTACAACAAGAAAAAGTGCTACAGCTGTAGCATCATTAAATATACTTTCTCCTTCAAATATAAGGGCAAGCCGCTTTGGCGCTCCATATTCTTTAAACAATGCGAGTACTGCTACAGGGTCAGTAGATGAAATAAGCGAAGCGAAAAGCAGTGCCACTATAAATGGTATTGGGAATCCAAAAAAGTTGAAGACAAGATACATTGCTCCTGCAATGAAAAATGCTGAGAAAAGTAAGCTTATAAATGCCAATGCTGATATGGATCGTACATTCTCCATAATCTTTCGGAACTCCATATTATAAGCAGATTCAAAGAGAAGAATCGGCAAAAATACATAAAATAGAAGATTAGGTGTAAGTGTAAATTCCTTAATAAACGGGAAAAACTGTGCTAAAGGCACCAAGATCACTCCAATAGCTACCAATAATACGGTATATGGTAGTCGAACCTTTTTTGCCAAGAAAAAAGCACTACTAGCTATAGTGAGGAGGGTAAACAGGGCTAAGACGTATGATAATGTGATATCCATATGTTTTTTAAATTGTGCTCTACTATTCTATGCTTGATGAGGATGATATTCAAGTTTTTTTTGCTATACTATACGTATGGGCAACAAACCTACTTATAAAAAGATAAGTGAGTTCCTTCTCTCCTTTCTTATTACATGTTATGAACTAACTGCTGGCTTCTTTTCAACTGTTGGCAGGGTTTTGCAGAATATTAGCAATTCTATTCCAAATTGGGAAATTCGAGAAAAAGCACATCCCGCATTATTGCGATTTGGAGTAGCTTTCATTTTGTGTTTAATCGCTATTGGTATTAAAAGTATTGCAGATCCGTACTTCGCATCGAGTCATCCTTTTCTGTTTTTCTATGGAGTCATCGTAATAAGTGCATGGTATGGAGGAAGTCGACCAGGCATATTTGCAGCAATATTTGTATCTGTATTTGCCTATTATGCATATTTGAAACCGTTGAACCCAGATGCAACTGGACCAAACGTATTCGCATCATTTACATTTTTCATACAAGGACTACTTGTTGTAGGAATTAGCGCAACAATGCACAAGACTCAGCAAGAATTTGAAGAGAAAAAAAGATATACCCAATATTATGCCAATATCGCCCGTCATATATCTGATGCTGTAATTTCTACAGATGAAGATCTCATAATTCAAAGTTGGAATGACGGAGCCGAACAATTGTATGGATGGAAAGCAGATGAAGTACTTGGAAATAAACTTCACGATATTATCTCGTATTCTAGTGGATCAAATGCTAAAAGAAGTATTCTGGAAGTTCTAGATATTGATGAACACTGGAAAGGCGAAGTCGTCCATCATCGAAAAAATGGATCACGTATTCATATCCTTACGTCTGTATCAAAACTCTATGGCGAAGATAATGAAATCCTAGGTGTAGTAATGGTTAATAAAGACATTACAGACCGCAAAAAGCTTGAACAAGGAAAAGATGACTTTATTGCTCTTGCCAGCCATGAACTAAAAACTCCCCTTACCAGTGTAAAGCTTTATACCGGAATCTTAAAACAACTTTTCACTAAAAATGCTGATCCTAAGCCTTTAGAGTATTTATCTAAGGTTGATGGACAGATAGGCAAGCTTCTTGAGCTCGTAAATCATCTTTTAGATGTATCTAAGGTGCAGGCAGGTAAGATTCAATACCAGTTTGAGCCAGTGGAATTAGACAAATTTGTAGTAGAAGTTGCACATGATATTCAACAAATTACTACGAGTCACACACTTACGATTACTGGTAAAACAGGTAAAATAGTGGCTATAGATAAGGATAGATTGCGGCAAGCAATTGTGAATATTTTAAATAATGCTATAAAGTACTCAGCTCAAGCACATACGGTGAATATTACGTTAACTAAAGAGCGAGATCAGGTTCGAGTTGCAATTCAAGACTTTGGTGTTGGTATTCCTAAAGAAAAGCAACACAAAATCTTTGATCGATTCTACCAAGTCAACGATTCTAAAGGGTATACTTATTCAGGTATGGGACTTGGCCTTTATATTACTCATGAGATAATAGAGAAACATAACGGTAAATTATGGGTCGAAAGTGAAGAAGACAAAGGTTCTACATTTATATTTACATTACCAACCTTAAGAAAAGGATATGAGCAAAAAAAAGACAATTCTCCTCGTAGATGATACTCCTGATATTTTAGATGCGTTAGAACTAGTTCTTGGCATGGAAGGTTATGCTATTGAGCGAGCAACAACGCAATCACAAGTTGATGAAAGAATAAAAGATACTTCAGAACTTCCAAATCTGATTTTACTTGATGTACTTTTATCGGGACAAGATGGTCGAGTTATAGCAAAGTCACTTAAAGCAGCATCTAAAACAAAAAATATTCCTATCATTATGATGTCTGCTCATCCAAATGTTTCTAAAACTATTACAGAAGCTGGTGCAGATGATTTCATTGCCAAGCCATTTGAAATGGAAGAGCTTCTCTCAAAAATTAAAAAGCATATATCTAAGAAATAGGTTTATTTAGCATAATGTATATATTTGACACAGTGTATTATATATAGTATAATACAGGTAGTTTAGTGGAGGCTAATCATGGTGATAGCAGCATTTGCTGCTTGTACGGCTGTGAAAAGGTTGTGGGCGAAGTTCTTGCGCTTCATGCGTATCCTCGCCCTGATCTTAGCAGGAGTAATCCTGGGATGGTACGCAAAAACGTACCACCACAAAATCTCCAAGACATGGCAGTATCAGATGGCTTTCGGCTGGCTAGCCGATGAACCAACTGAGAAAGTCAGAGTCACGGAGAAAGTCTCCGACGGGACTGTAACCGTCGCGAGAATCCCAGGCAAAGCGTGGCATGCATTCCGGGAGGAGTTCAACAAACCTTCCGAGGTGCCGCCAGCATCCCCTGCCACACAGCCAACAACCAAACCAGCACAACGCTGGTGGCCCTTCTACCTAAGGAGCAAACCCGGACCGGGATAATTATTTCCCCACGTCCAACGCCCTGCATCGCATTTCACTATGCGATGCAGGGTTTTCGTTTATCTACGATGTGTATGAGCAAGAGTGATTAGATGCTCAAGAAAATCAGGAAAAGAAACTCCAATAGATTCCAAAGACTGTGGCAATAATGACTGTGGTGTAAGTCCAGGCAACGTATTTACTTCAAGAATGTACACACCTCTTCGGGGAGTTACAATAAAATCTGAGCGAGAGTAATGTCGCAAGCCTAAAGATTCATGTGCTAGTTTTGCTAGTCTTTGAATTTCTGCTTTTTCTAGTGCTGTAAAATTGCCTGGGTATATTTCCTGAGTCTTACCGTTATATTTTGATTCATAATCAAAATGATCTGTATGTGAAGGATGAATTATTTCAACAGGTGGTAATATGTAGTGCGTTTCCCCACGTAATCCGTCGATAACTCCACAAGTAGCTTCCTTTCCTCGAATGTATTCTTCCATAAGTACCGTATCAGAATATTGAAATGCATTATGAAAGGCTTCTTCTAAATGATTGAAATTTTTAACAATACTTACTCCCATTGATGATCCTGATGTTGCAGGTTTTACTACTATTGGCAAAAAGAAATGATGAAACGCATAACTCACTTTCTCTTTTAGATTGTCTGTATGTCGTATAACTGTATGATATGGAGTTTTTAATCCATGATGAGTAAAAGCATTTTTTGAAAGTATCTTATTCATACCTACAGCTGATGCCATAGAACCAGAGCCAGTATATGGAAGTGCTAGCGCATCAAGAATTTGTTGCACCTTACCATCTTCGCCATATTCACCGTGTAGCGCATTAAAAACAACATCAACATGAGCTAATGCACGCTCTGGAGATTTTTCCATACCATCTCGATGCCAAGTACCATCTTTTGAAATAAAAATATCGTGGCCGTGATATTTTTCTGGGAGATGTTTCAAAACAGCACCTCCACTTTTTAGAGAAACATCATATTCACTTGATGGACCGCCACGCAATACTGCCACTCGTAGTTTTGTCATTACATCTAGTATAACAAATGATGAGGCACTTTTGTTTCGCGTGTGTGTATAAAAATTGAATTAACCAATTTTGTCTCGTTTTTTTCTATGATAAGCCAAAGCAAATCTGTGAGCTTCGCTATTTACGAGCAAAATAGATTTACCATGATTTATTACAGTCTGCTGATCCCCTAGTATTTCTTTTGGTTTATGTCGTTCATCTTTTATCACAGCAGCAAGCTCAATTGTGAGCCCTCGTTCTTTAAGCACAGCTTGTGCAGCATTCATCTGAGCAGTACTACCATCAACAACAATCAGATTCGGCATAGGCCATTCTAAGTGCCCCAAACGTCGTCTTAAGATCTCTTTAAGTGCTCCTGTGTCATTAACTCCTGGATTTATTTTAATTTTAAATTTTCTATACTGCGATTTATTTATTTCACCATCTTCTACAACTACCATTACACCAACAACAGACGTTCCAGAACTATGCGCCACATCATATGCTTCTATTCTAAATACATCATCAGATCCAGATACAGCTCCACCTGCAGAATCATAAATTTTATTAGTACTCTTGAGAAGTGCTACATCATGAATGTGATTGAGGGCAAAAATAGTATTTCGTGCTCGTGATGCGAGTTCAAATTCCTGAACCTTTGCATAAGCATCCATCTGCTTCTCAAGATTTTTAATAAGTGCTTTCTTTTTACCTTCAAAAAACATTCTTAGATTTTGGATATGGTCACTATATGCTTCTTGAGTAATCTCGCCAGTACATACTCCTGGACACAAGCCGATCTGCCTATTGAAACAAGGTTTACCAGACTGAGGTGTACACTTATTGTCAGAATAAGGAAAAATCTTCCTAATTATTTTCATTGCCACTTTAAGCTGGCCTCCATGAGGAAACGGCCCAAAAATATATTTATATTTTTTATTATCCTGCTCTGTTAAGACAGTTCTCCCTCGAACTGTTAAAATCTTTGGAAAATTCTCGTTAGTAAAGACAACATAGTTGTAGCTTTTATTATCTTTTTCTTTTGTATTAAATCGTGGTTGATGAGTTTTTATGAGATTTGCTTCAAGCAATAGAGCCTCAAGTACAGAATCAGTTTGTGTAACATCTATGTCATGAGCAAGAGCGACCATATCCACCAAAAGTCTTCCACGAGTTTGAATAAGATCAGCACCAAAATAACTTCGCACGCGATCGCGAAGTGATGTGGCTTTGCCAATATATAAAATATCTCCTTGGGAATCTTTAAAGAAATACACACCCGGTGTATCAGGTAATTTTTCAGATATGATTTTAAATTCTTGACCTGTCATGATTTAAATAGTACGTTAGTTAAGGGCGACGGGCAAATTCACATTTTAGCGAGGTGTCTATGAATTCTCTCAGAGGGCATCTCCAGTCTGATGAGGAGATGCTCAACCAATGTACGATGTTGCAGTGGCCAGTTGTGAAAACCTGGCTGTTTGTCTGCAATCATCTTCCCGCTCTCGTAGTCTGCACCATTGTTGCCGGCTGCGCGATCGTCTGGATGTGCAAGAATTAGGGTTCGTCTTCCGAGGCGAGCTTTTTTTATGTACCATTTGACAAACTCATCTATTAGGCGTATCGTTTTAGTAGCACTCTTGCCCTTAGGGCAGAAAGGTTCCTCTATGACCGCGTTGGAACGACAAGACTGGCTGAAGAAGCACTCGAGCAACCACATGACCATCATCATGCTCAGCATGTTCGGTGGCGGTGGGATCGCGGCACTCCTCAGCGTGATCTGGAAAGAGTCGTACTACCTCATCGGCCTGATCCTGCTGGCCCTGGTGGTCGACATCGCCTACGTGTGGGTCATCGACATCCTGGCCACCAAGGAGCTGAAGGTTCGCGCTGCTCGAGCCGCACCGCCGGCGTCGACATCGACCCCCATACGCAGTGCGCCATCAGACCTACAGGCAGCCTAAGACCATTCGGCCCCCCGTTTGGCCTTTTTTATTTCAAAATTTTCTTCAAATACTTTCCTGTGTGAGACTTAGGATTGTTTGCAACATCTTCAGGAGTTCCCTTTGCCACAATCTTTCCTCCTCCTACTCCTCCTTCAGGTCCAATATCTATAATATAATCTGAGCACTTAATGAGATCCATATTGTGTTCGATAACCATTACCGTATTTCCTTTATCTACAAGCTTCTGAAGAATTTCAATAAGTTTATTTACATCTTCATAATGAAGACCAATTGTTGGTTCGTCCAAAAGATAAATAGTCTTCTGTACATGAGGCTTGTATAATTCTGAAGAAATTTTAACTCGCTGTGCTTCTCCACCAGAAAGTGTTGTTGCAGATTGACCCAATTTTAAGTATCCCAAACCTACTTCGTTGAGAGTTTTAAGTCTGTCTGAAATTGCCGGAATATCTTCAAAAAATGTAGTTGCCTCTTCTACTGTCATTTCAAGCACATCATAAATACTTTTCTTTTTGTACTTTACTTCAAGGGTTTCTTTCATAAAGCGCTTACCGTCACAAATATCACAGGGCACATACACTGTGGGCAAGAAACTCATTTCAACAGCAATTTCACCATTTCCCTGACATGCTTCACATCGTCCACCTTTTACGTTGAATGAAAATCGATTTGCCTTCCATCCTCGAGCTCGCGCTTCAGAACTTGTAGCAAACAAGTCTCGTATAAACGTGAATGCACCAGTATATGTGGCAGGATTTGAGCGTGGTGTACGTCCAATAGCTGATTGATCTATAAGTACTGCTCTTCCTACATATTCAGTTCCATGAAAACTTGAGCAATTAAATATGTCATTAGTTCTATAGCGCTTTTCAAATCGTCCCTGCAAATTCTTATGGACAATCTCATACATGAATGTAGATTTTCCAGATCCAGAAACTCCCGTTACAGTAATCAATCTTCCAAGAGGAATATCAATATCCATATTTTTGATATTAAAGATATTTCCACCCCGCACCATAATTTTACCTTTATCCTGATCTCGACGTTCGCTAGGTACTTCAACTACTTTTTCACCACGAAGATATGAAAGCGTTACCGATCCAGAATCATTCTTTTTTGCTGTTAGCAATTTGTCTAAATATCCAGATACCACAATTTCACCACCATGAACTCCTGCTCCTGGTCCGATATCAATAATATAGTCAGAGGCAAAAATAGTATCTTCATCGTGTTCTACAACGATAATAGTATTCCCCATATCTCGTAGATTAAGAAGCGTTTTAATGAGTCTGTCATTATCTCGCTGGTGAAGACCAATAGTTGGTTCATCGAGTACGTAGAGCGCTCCTACAAGGCCCGATCCAAGCTGTGAAGCCAAACGAATTCGCTGAGCTTCTCCGCCAGACAATGTGTTGGCACGTCGATTGAGAGTAAGGTACTCGATACCCACATCTATCATAAAGATCAAACGCGCCTCTATTTCTTTAACCACAACCTTTGAAATACTTTTTTCTTTTGGAGTTAACTTAAGATTTGAAAAGAAATCAAATGTTTCTTGAATAGAAAGCCCAACAAGATCAGAAATATTTAGCCCTGCAGGCTTTGTATAACCTGAGTTACTTTTTGCTTTTGTTTTATCTTTAGGATTTTCATCTGTTCCTAAGAATACATGCAATGCTTCTTCTCGTAGTCTAGTTCCATTACAAGTAGGACACAAATCTTCACCCATAAAATACTTAGTACCCAAGCCGTTACACGTTGGACATGCTCCATAGGGTGAGTTGAATGAAAACAAACGAGGTTCGATTTCTGGATATGAGAATCCATCATATGGACACATAAACTTTGAAGAAATTAGTTTTTCTTCTTCAGGTGTGCATACTCTTAATAAACCTTTTGATTCTTCCAAGGCTTTTTCTACAGCTTCAGATAAACGTTCTTTAGCTCCTGTTTCTGTCTTTGCATGAAATTCACTCACATACATTTCATCTACAAGCACATCTATGTTGTGCTTCTTATTTTTATCCAAAATTATTTGCTCTCGAAGTTTTTTGACTTCTCCATCTATTTTTACCTGCTCATATCCTTTACCTAGTAAATCATAAAGCATTTGATAGTACTCACCTTTGCGACCGACTACTATAGGCGACCAAATTTGAACTTTTAGTTTGTCATATTCAACTCCCATTACTTCGTGCTTTTTGCCTTTTGTATCAACAGCATTAATAGTCTCAAGAATCGTACTCATGATTTCTTCTTGAGTGAGCTTTTTTATTTCACGTCCACATTCCAAACAGTGAGGTCGGCCAATACGAGCATACAAAAGTCTTAGGTAATCATAAATCTCAGTTATAGTAGCTACGTTTGAGCGTGGATTATTTGATCGAGATTTTTGATCAATAGAAATAGCTGGAGAAAGACCAATGATTTCATCAACATCAGGTTTTTGCATTTGTCGCAAAAACTGTCTGGCATATGAAGAAAGAGATTCTATATATCGTCGTTGACCTTCAGCAAAAATAGTATCAAATGCCAAAGACGACTTTCCTGATCCAGAAAGCCCTGTAAATACAACCATTTTATTGCGAGGCATTTCAACGGTCACATTCTTAAGATTGTGAGTTCGTGCTCCTTTTACAATGATTTTGTCTTTATTATCACCGCCGATGTCTGTTTTTGTGGCCATACTAGTTATATAAAAATGATGCGTTAAATCCCTATGGCGCTGGCCGTAGGGGTTGTATATCTCTTTGAATAGACAGATTCTAGCATACTTTCTGACAAATTGAACTTACAAATAAAAAAACACGTAGTGAGCCGAAGCAAACTGCGTGTGTATGGTACTACTTTTCCACCTTGATCTTAAGCATCTCCATCTTCCGATCGAGGTCTCCACGGGTGATGTTGAGTGATGCTGCTGCGGCAGAAATGTCGCCCTTATGACGCAGCAACACCTGCCCGATCAGACGCTTCTCAGCATTGTCCTCATCAATTTGCTTGATGTCAGCAGCCGCTTTCTGAGGCGTTGAGGACCCTGCAAGCCGACCAATTCCTGTGAGGTCCTCGGGCCGCACTTGCGCAGCCGCGCGGTTCTCGCGGCGGATGGCATCGTACACCTCTTTGCGGTGAACGCTGATCTCCCGAGGTGCGGTGATCCCGAGACGAACTTTGTCGCCTCGGATGTCGACGACGGTGACCTCAATATCGTCGCCTATCATCACTGTCTCATCGCGTTGGCGTGACAGTACTAACATGTGGCGGTCCTCCTAAACGTGCTTCGCACGCGTGGGGTGCGAAGTGAAACTCCGTTTCAAAGGTTGTCCCGCCACGTTGGCAAGAACAAAACCTAGTTTGAAAATAACACTTATATATGAAAAGTCAAGAGCTGTCTGTTTTAAAACAAATTATAAAAAAACTGTGAGCATCCCCGGAGGGACACACACAGTTGTGCTACGCCTTTTCAGGCTCGAGCGGGCCGAAGACGAGGGTGTGACCCAGGTCGGGCGACACCAAGAAGAACACGTCTTGCCGTGAAGCGGGACCCAGGACTTCTCGTCCTGTCAGGATCACCGTGGCGATCAGGTTGACCTTGCAGATCTCCGCTGCCCGCTTGGCGGCAGCGCTGGGATCCTCCACCTCGAAGCCGATCACGTTGGCCGGGTTGTTGAGCGTGGCGCTCACATCGGCGTTGGTCCGCTCGATGAACACCGGCCGGACCGTGGCCATCTCGAATGGCCGGTAGGTGGCCCCGGGGGTCACGTTGGGATTGCCTTCCTCCACGATTTCCCCGATCTCGTTCACGATCCGGCAAACGGCCGCGAGGGCGTTGGGGTTCACGAAGGTCGGACAAAAACGAACGATTGGCTTTCGCATAGCTACGCCTCCTGGCGTACGGGTTAAGAACTCAAAACACGGTCTATACTATACCATAATATGTGTATCTAGTCTACATATTACTTCTTACCCTTCTTTTTACTTCCCTGCTTTTCCAATCTCTCAATAAGCTCTTTTATTTCATCACGTAAAATTGCTGCAGTTTCAAAATCGAGTTGCTTCACTGCATCATTCATGTGCTTTTCTTTTTCAGCAATTAATTTCTTTGGTTCTTTTTCAAATCGCTTTTCATCTATTTTGAGCAAATCAAATACTGTCTTTTGATGTTCACTTTTTATATGCTCAGAAATATCATTAATATTTTTAATAATAGTCTTTGGAGTAATATTATGCTTTGTATTATATGCAACCTGAATTTCTCGTCGGCGATTTGTCTCACCAATTGCTCGTTCCATTGATCCGGTCATAACATCCGCATAGAGAATTACTCGTCCCAATACATTTCGAGCGGCTCGTCCAATTGTCTGAATAAGCGAAGTTTCTGATCGCAAAA
Coding sequences within it:
- the uvrA gene encoding excinuclease ABC subunit UvrA gives rise to the protein MATKTDIGGDNKDKIIVKGARTHNLKNVTVEMPRNKMVVFTGLSGSGKSSLAFDTIFAEGQRRYIESLSSYARQFLRQMQKPDVDEIIGLSPAISIDQKSRSNNPRSNVATITEIYDYLRLLYARIGRPHCLECGREIKKLTQEEIMSTILETINAVDTKGKKHEVMGVEYDKLKVQIWSPIVVGRKGEYYQMLYDLLGKGYEQVKIDGEVKKLREQIILDKNKKHNIDVLVDEMYVSEFHAKTETGAKERLSEAVEKALEESKGLLRVCTPEEEKLISSKFMCPYDGFSYPEIEPRLFSFNSPYGACPTCNGLGTKYFMGEDLCPTCNGTRLREEALHVFLGTDENPKDKTKAKSNSGYTKPAGLNISDLVGLSIQETFDFFSNLKLTPKEKSISKVVVKEIEARLIFMIDVGIEYLTLNRRANTLSGGEAQRIRLASQLGSGLVGALYVLDEPTIGLHQRDNDRLIKTLLNLRDMGNTIIVVEHDEDTIFASDYIIDIGPGAGVHGGEIVVSGYLDKLLTAKKNDSGSVTLSYLRGEKVVEVPSERRDQDKGKIMVRGGNIFNIKNMDIDIPLGRLITVTGVSGSGKSTFMYEIVHKNLQGRFEKRYRTNDIFNCSSFHGTEYVGRAVLIDQSAIGRTPRSNPATYTGAFTFIRDLFATSSEARARGWKANRFSFNVKGGRCEACQGNGEIAVEMSFLPTVYVPCDICDGKRFMKETLEVKYKKKSIYDVLEMTVEEATTFFEDIPAISDRLKTLNEVGLGYLKLGQSATTLSGGEAQRVKISSELYKPHVQKTIYLLDEPTIGLHYEDVNKLIEILQKLVDKGNTVMVIEHNMDLIKCSDYIIDIGPEGGVGGGKIVAKGTPEDVANNPKSHTGKYLKKILK
- a CDS encoding helix-turn-helix domain-containing protein, which produces MRPEDLTGIGRLAGSSTPQKAAADIKQIDEDNAEKRLIGQVLLRHKGDISAAAASLNITRGDLDRKMEMLKIKVEK